A part of Pongo pygmaeus isolate AG05252 chromosome 14, NHGRI_mPonPyg2-v2.0_pri, whole genome shotgun sequence genomic DNA contains:
- the CCDC70 gene encoding coiled-coil domain-containing protein 70 produces MATPPFRLIRKMFSFKVSRWMRLACFRSLAASSPSIRQKKLMHKLQEEKAFREEMKVFREKIEDFREEMWTFRGKIHAFRGQILGFWEEERPFWEEEKTFWKEEKSFWEMEKAFREEEKTFWKKYRTFWKEDKAFWKEDNALWERDRKLLQEDKALWEEEKALWVEERALLEGEKALWEDKTSLWEEENALWEEERAFWVENNGHIAGEQMLEDGPHNANRGQSLLAFSRGRA; encoded by the coding sequence ATGGCCACCCCACCATTCCGGCTGATAAGGAAGATGTTTTCCTTCAAGGTGAGCAGATGGATGAGGCTTGCCTGCTTCCGGTCCCTGGCAGCATCCTCTCCCAGTATTCGCCAGAAGAAACTAATGCACAAGCTGCAGGAGGAAAAGGCTTTTCGCGAAGAGATGAAAGTTTTTCGTGAAAAAATAGAGGACTTCAGGGAAGAGATGTGGACTTTCCGAGGCAAGATCCATGCTTTCCGGGGCCAGATCCTGGGTTTTTGGGAAGAAGAGAGACCTTTCTGGGAAGAGgagaaaaccttctggaaagaggAAAAATCCTTCTGGGAAATGGAAAAGGCTTtcagggaggaagagaaaacttTTTGGAAAAAGTACCGCACTTTCTGGAAGGAGGATAAGGCCTTCTGGAAAGAGGACAATGCCTTATGGGAAAGAGACCGGAAACTTCTTCAGGAGGACAAGGCCCTGTGGGAGGAAGAAAAGGCCCTTTGGGTAGAGGAAAGAGCCCTCCTTGAGGGGGAGAAAGCCCTGTGGGAGGATAAAACGTCCCTCTGGGAGGAAGAGAATGCCCtctgggaggaagagagggcCTTCTGGGTAGAGAACAATGGCCACATTGCCGGAGAGCAGATGCTCGAAGATGGGCCCCACAACGCCAACAGAGGGCAGAGCTTGCTGGCCTTCTCCCGAGGCAGGGCGTAG